The genomic region CGGACGCAAAGTACAGTATCGCGGGGATGATGGCTGCAATGGCAATCTCGGTATAAGGGATACCGGTAATTTCCGCCATGATGAAGGCGCCTGCCCCCATAATCGGCGGCATGATCTGGCCACCGGTAGACGCCGCCGCTTCCACAGCGCCGGCCGATTTTTTGCTGTAACCCACCTTTTTCATCAGCGGGATAGTCAGTGACCCGGTGGACACCACATTACCGGCGCTGGTGCCGTTGATCATGCCCATCAGGCCGGAAGCAAAGATGGATACCTTGGCGGGGCCACCCCGTGAGCGACCGGCTACCGCAAACGCGAAGTTTACGAAATAGTCGCCCACTTTGGATGCCTGTAAAAACGCTGCAAAAATAATGAACAGAATAATATAAGTAGATGATACCGCTGTGGTGGGCCCAAGAATGCCGGCATCTGTGTAAACCTGGCTAAAGAAGCGCTGCACAGACAGCCCAGGATAACCAAGAAAGCCCGGCAGATACGGCCCCGCAAATACGTACAACAGAAATATCAACCCAATAATCACCAAAGCCAAGCCGGCAACCCGGCGGGTAAGCTCCATAATCAGCGCGGTGCCAGCAACCGCAGCGAACGAAATGCCTATAGGTGCGAACGAAGTGCCCGTAGACATGCGCATAGAGGTGTTATAAGCCACAAGGAAATACGCGGCGACGGCGATTGAACACACAATCAAAACCAGATCCGGCACACTGAAACGTGAGCGTTCACGCTGATGGAACCAGCTCACTACAATGCCGGTAGCCGTTGTAGCCAGTAACGGCCAGCCAAAGTGCCAGGTTTCTAGGTTTACGGGAATCCGCAGGGCGCCATTCTGAACCATCTGCCAGAACGAAAATGTTTGATACAGCACATAAAAGGCAGGTATGAGCGCAACCGCGCCAATCCATGTTGTCCATCGGTGGCGCACCGAGCCCTCTTCAGCAGAAACAAACCGAGCCCCGGCAAACAAAACAAAACCCAGAACCAATGTCCCGGCAATGTGCACAATCCGGAACGACCAGGTTTCCAACGGCGCAATATTCAGCGAATACAGATGGAATGAGGAGTATAGAATTGCAAGCAAAGAAACAAACTTTAGCAGGCCGCCTTTAAACTGCCTGCGGTTTGCTTCTACAGGCTCTTCATCGACGTCGTGGGCAAGCGCGTGGTCTTCGCCCACCTCCACGTCGGAAAAATCTTTGGGGTGTCGTTCGAGTGTCATTGGGGGTCCTGCCAGCGAATCGGAGCCGGCAAGGTGCCAGCTATTGTACAGGGGGCCTTGCGGCCCCCTTATTTAAGCTCTTCAAATCAACAGCTTATTTGATCTTGCTTTCTTCGATTTTGTAACCGTTCTCGTTGAACCAACGAGCCGCACCCGGGTGCCAAGGCAGAACCTTGTTCTTGGTGTAGTTCTCAGGAATGGAGTTACTGGCAGCCTTGTGGATAGAAACCATTCGGTCGTTTTGCTCCATGGTCAGCTTGGTGATTTCATACACAAAGCTTTCCGGCATATCGCAGTTCACCATGGCAAAGTTCCACATGGAGACAACACGCGAAGGCTCATCCAGCGACTGATAAGTACTGGCGGGAATAATGAACTCAGAAACAGGGAAGTTATCTGTCACCTTTTTCGCTTCAGCCTCGGTCATGCCAATGATGTTTACATCGGTCTGAACTTCCAACTGGCTCACGGCTGGAATAGGAATGCCTGCGGCAAAGGCCACAACATCAATCAAGCCATCCTGAAGCTGACTGCCAAGATCAGACCAGCTGCCGTTACGGCGTTCGAAGTTCACCCCCAAGGTTTCCATCATGCGCGGAAAATAAGTATCGGACGTTGAGCCCGCCGGGCCGAAGCCGATGGTGGCACCATCTGGAATATCAGAAATAGAGGTGATACCCGAGCTGCTCAGCGCAGTCACCGAGAAAGGCGTCTCATACATGGGGAACATGGCGCAAACATTGTCCATTTTCAGGCCTGGGGCAATCGGGCTGTTGCCATCCATAGACTCCTGAGCTGGGCCCATGGTGGTCAGGCCGAACTTAAGGTCACCGGTGTGCACCAGTGCCATGTTCTGCATCGGGCCGCCTGTAATTTCAGCACCGCCGGAAACACCCAGGCTTTCTGCAACAAAGTTAGCCCAGCCAGAACCATAGGCGAAGTAGGTACCGCCCTGACTGGCTGTTCCAACAGTAAAGTTATCTGGCCATCCGGCCTTATCCTGGGCAACTACAGGATTAGCAACAGCAAGAGTAGAGGCGAATGCCGCCGCCATAATGGCTTGGGTTTTCATAGAGAATGCTCCCTGGTTCATTTTATTTATTGGGTGCTCAACGGAGCCCGAGAGGGCTTCGATAGAAAGAAAGCAGCAAGGAGCAGGCCAGGTTGAAAAAGTGCTTATAAAACAAATACTTTCTAGAAAACTGAAATACAAACGCTGAAAAATGGGTACGTTATCACCCATTAATGATGAGCCATGGGTTAAATTCCGCCATAACCGCGGCCAAATACTTAAAAATTGTTTCGTCTTTCAGAGCGGCCGCTCTTTCGTATTCTAAAGACTTTTCCCGCTATTCTGCCCGATTTTAATGACTTTTAGCGTTAAAGCCCGATTGCTCGGACTTTTTTTGCTTATTTGATATTTAGTCTTCAAACCATTAACCTTCGTTCATTGAATACTTGTTCAAAATTTTGAATACACATTCAAAATGAGCGTAACTCGAGGATGGCATGGCAAGATTAGGGGTGGAGTCCATTCGGCGTCAGCAGCTGATCAACGCAACGTTGAAGGTGATTGAAGAGCACGGCTTTCAGGGCGCCACGATTGGCAAGATCGCAGGCGCCTCGGAGTTGTCGGTTGGTATTGTCAGCCACTACTTCGGCGGTAAGCAGGGCTTATTGGAGGCAACCATGCGGTATTTGTTGTCGTCCCTGCAGAACGATGTGAAAACCTCAATGGCCGGGCGCCCTAATGCCCCCCGCGAGTGCCTGATGGCCATCGTGGATGCCAATTTTTCTGGTGTTCAAACCGACGCCCAGTCTGCCAAAGCCTGGTTGGGTTTCTGGACCCAGGCCATGCACAACCCGGATTTGATGCGGCTGCAGCGAGTCAACGAGCGTCGTCTGCTGTCCAATCTGATTTTCTACCTGCGCCAGTTGATGCCAGCCGAGCAGTCTCGTGCAACGGCGCAAACCATCGCCGCGCTGATCGACGGTTTCTGGCTGCGTGCAGCTATGAGTGAAGGCCGTATTGAGCCGGATCAGGCGGTTGCCTTGTGCAAAACCTACATCGACCAAGCCATTCACGCGAATAACGGAGCCTCCTAATGACGCTGCCCATCTACCAATCGTTTATCAACGGCCAACCCCTGGCAAACCAAAGCGGTGAGCGGTTCGACGTTGTGAATCCAGCCACCGGCCAAGTGATCTATCAAGTTGAACAGGCCGATGAATCGATCATGCAGGCCGCCGTTGCCAGCGCCCAGAAAGGTTTTGAGGCTTGGTCTGCCATGACGGGAATGGAGCGCGGGCGCATCCTCAACCGGGCCGCCTCCATGCTGCGTGAACAAAACGATGCACTGGCTATGATCGAGGTACGAGATACCGGCAAACCCTGGCAAGAAGCCAATGTGGTGGATGTCGTAACCGGTGCTGACGCCGTCGAGTATTTTGGTGGCCAAGCGTCCAGCATTGTGGGTGAAAGCCAGCAAGTCGGGCCAGATTTTTTCTATACTCGCCGGGAACCCCTGGGTGTGTGTGCCGGTATCGGTGCCTGGAACTATCCCTTGCAGATTGCCTGCTGGAAATCAGCACCAGCCTTGGCTTGTGGCAACAGCATGATCTTTAAACCGTCTGAGGAGACGCCACTGGGGGCCATCAAGCTCGCAGAAATCTACCTAGCCGCAGGCGTGCCGGCAGGTGTGTTTAACGTTGTGCAGGGTGATTACCGGGTCGGCCAAATGCTGACCTCAGACCCCGCCATCGCCAAGGTGTCTTTTACTGGGGAGGCGAAAACCGGTCGCACCGTGATGGCCGATTCTGCACGCACACTCAAGTCCGTCACCATGGAACTCGGGGGCAAGTCGCCGCTGATCATCTTTGACGATACCAATCTGGAACAGGCGGTATCGGCCGCGATGCTGGGTAACTTCTACACCCAGGGCGAGGTCTGCACCAATGGCACCCGGGTGTTTGTCCAGCGCAAGATCTACGACGCTTTTCTGGCTGAGCTGGTAGAGCGCACCGAGAACAACATCATTGCTGGTGATCCCGAAAACCCAAACACCAACTTCGGCGCCCTTATCAGCGCAGGCCACCGGGACTTGGTCCTGAAGTATATCGACAGCGGTAAAACCGAAGGTGCACGTTTGCTAGCCGGCGGCGCCACGTTACAGCCCGCAGGTTGTGAAAACGGTTACTTTGTGGCCCCCACGGTGTTCGCCGATTGCACCGACGACATGACCATTGTGCGCGAAGAAGTCTTTGGCCCGGTGATGTCGGTGCTGCCTTTTGATACCGAAGAGGAAGTTGTCCAGCGCGCCAACGACACCGAGTACGGCCTCGCCGCCGGTATTTTCACGGCGGACATCACCCGTGCTCACCGTGTCATTCATCAACTCGAGGCCGGGATTTGCTGGATCAACAGCTTTGGCGCCTCGCCCGCCGAAATGCCCGTGGGCGGCTATAAACTCTCAGGGCTTGGTCGTGAGAACGGCCGCGAGGGGCTCGCTCAATATACCCAGACTAAATCAGTTTATGTGGGCATGGCTCCTCTTGAGGCGCCGTTCTGATAACGCTATTCAAGCCATCGTCGCTGCGGATTGTTCGTCCGCGTCCGTGTGAAGGAGACAGTTTTGCAGTTTGATCATGAATTTGACTATGTGATCGTCGGTACCGGCTCAGCAGGCTGCGTATTAGCGAATCGTTTGAGTGAGAACGAGCAAGACAACGTGCTGGTACTGGAAGCCGGACGCCGGGATAACACCTGGAAGATCCACATGCCAGCGGCGCTGATGTTCAATCTGATGGACGACAAGTACAACTGGTATTACCACACCGAACCGCAGAAGTTCTTAAACAACCGGAAACTGTACTGGCCTCGGGGCAAAGTCTGGGGCGGCGGTTCAACTCTAAACGCCATGGTTTATGTTCGTGGCCACGCCTACGATTATGACCGCTGGCACGACGAGGGCGCGACGGGCTGGCGCTACCAGGATGTGCTGCCATACTTTCAGAAGGCGGAATGCCGGGAACAGGGCGCAGACGACTATCGCGGCGGTGATGGCCCACTCAATGTGCACACCGGCGACGAGCCGAACCCCTTGTTTGGTGCCTTCTTAGAAGCGAGCCAGCAGGCGGGGTACCCTTACACCAAGGATATGAACGGCTACCAGCAAGAAGGCGTTGGTGAGATGGACATGACCATCCGCAATGGCAAACGCTGGAGTGCGGCCCAGGCCTATTTACGGCCAGTACTGGAGCGTCCGAACTTGACCACCGAAACCGGCGCCATGACCACACGCATTCTATTTGATGGCAACACCGCCGTCGGCGTTGAATACGTTCAAAAAGGCAATACCATCCGGGTGGCAGCCCGCAAGGAAGTGATTGTTAGTGGTGGCGCCATCAACTCGCCGCAGCTATTAATGCTATCCGGCATTGGCGCAGCAGCCGAGCTGGAAGAACACAACATTCCCGTGGTGGCGGATCGGCCTGGGGTCGGCAAAAATCTGCAAGACCACCTGGAAATATACGTTCAGCACAAATCGACCCAACCGGTCACGCTCTACAAGTACACCACCCAGCCCGGTAAAACCCTCGCGGGTATGAAGTGGTTCTTGAACCATAATTGGGGTGCCTGTCGCACCGCGCACCTAGAGGCGGGAGGCTTTATCCGCTCGAAGGCCGGTGTGCAGCACCCGGATATTCAGTTTCATTTTCTGCCATCTCAGGTGCTGGACCACGGCCGTAAAGACGCGGAATGCCACGGTTTTCAAGTTCATGTTGGCCCCATGCGGCCCACCAGTCGCGGCTACCTGAAGTTGAAATCCGGCAAACCGGGTGACCACCTGATCATTGAGCCCAACTTGCTCAGCACCGAGCAGGATCGCTGGGAAATGCGCGAAAGCATCAAACTAACCCGTGAGATTTTTGCCCAATCGGCGTTCGATCCGTTCCGGGGTGAAGAGCTGCGGCCAGGGGCCAAAGCCACCTCCGACGAAGATATTGATGCCTTCGTGCGTGAATACGCAGACAGCGCCTATCACCCTTCCTGCACCTGCAAGATGGGTGCAGCCGATGACCCCATGGCTGTGGTAGACGAACAGGCCCGGGTTTATGGTGTTCAGAATTTACGTGTGGTGGATGCCTCTATCATGCCAAGTTTGGTGAGCGGCAACCTGAACGCGCCCACCATTATGCTGGCGGAAAAATGCGCGGATCACATCCGTGGCCTTGATCCTCTTGCGCCTTCATCTGCCCCCGTGTGGGAGCACCCTGAATGGAAGAACGCACAACGCTAACGCTGTGACCGATAACCTAAAAAGGAGAACAACCAATGAAAAAACTTATTCTGGCCTGTGCTGGCCTTGCGATCAGTGGCGCCGCAGTGGCTGCGCCGAACACCGAATGTAAAACCGTCCGCTTTTCCGATGTTGGCTGGACCGACATCACCGCCACCACCGCGCTGGCCTCCGAAGTGCTGGAAGGCATGGGCTATGAGCCAACAGCGAAAGTGCTGTCAGTACCCGTTACCTACCGGTCGCTTCAGAACAAAGACCTTGACGTGTTCCTGGGCAACTGGATGCCCACCATGGAAGGCGACGTGCGCTCTTACCTGGAAAGCGGTGATGTTGAAACCGTTGTCACAAACCTAGAAGGCGCCAAATACACCTTGGCCGTACCGCAGTATGTGTACGACGCAGGCGTGACCAGTTTTGCCGACATCGCCAAGCACAGCGATAAGTTTAATGGCCGCATTTATGGCATCGAGCCAGGCAACGATGGCAACCGCCTGATTCTCGACATGGTCGATCAGAACGCTTTCGGCCTGGGTGGCTTCCGAGTCGTAGAGTCCAGCGAAGCTGGCATGCTGTCGCAAGTTGGCCGCGCAACCCGTCGTGATGAGTGGGTGGTTTTCCTGGCGTGGGAACCGCACCCAATGAACGCCAATCATAATCTGGCCTATCTCGAGGGTGGTGATGACTTCTTTGGCCCCAACTACGGCGGCGCAACGGTGCACACCAATGTGCGCAAAAACTACCTTAACGAATGCCCGAACGTGGGCGCACTGCTGAAAAACATGACGTTCTCGCTGGCCATGGAAAACGAAGTGATGGGCGCCATCCTGAACGACGGCGAAGAGCCACGGGACGCTGCGCACACTTGGCTGGCCAACAACCCATCGGTACTGGACGGCTGGCTGAAGGGTGTCACAACCCTGAACGGCGATGCAGCACTGCCTGCAGTTAAGGCATCCCTTAAGTAACAGTAAAAGTAGTACTGAAAATGGTACTTGAATGGTACTTGAAAGAGTACCTTGCGGGCGCTCTGAGCTGACCGGTTCAGAGCGCCTGTTTATAGTAACGAACACCTCCCATTTCTGGTGCAGGCCTTGGCCTGCACCCAACAAGACTAAACGCCATGAGCTGGATAACTGAGCATCAACTGCCTTTCGGCGAATTCGTAGAAGACATTGTTGATTTTCTAGTCGTCAATTTCAGCGGCTTTTTTGACGCCGTTTCCGAAACCCTGAGAGCTATGATCCACGGCCTGACCGACGGCCTGTTATGGATACCGCCCGGCGTCCTGGTAGTGCTTTTAACCGTGGCGGCGCATCTTCGTCATCGCCGCTGGGGATTAACCGCCTTCACCGCTTTCAGCTTTATGCTGATTTGGAACATTGGATACTGGGAAGACACCATGGCGACTCTGTCGCTGGTGTTGTACGCCACCATGCTGTGTGTGTTGATCGGCATTCCCCTGGGCATTTATGCCGCCCATAGCCGTTGGCTATACAAATTTCTGCAACCGGTGCTGGACCTGATGCAGACCATCCCACCCTTTGTTTATCTGATCCCAACGCTGACATTATTCGGCCTGGGGGTGGTCCCCGGTGTGATCTCCACCGTGATCTTCGCCATTGCTGCCCCAGTGCGGCTGACGCACTTGGGCATCTCCCAAGTGCCGAAAGAATTGGTTGAAGCAGGCAAGGCCTTTGGCTGCACCAACCGACAACTGCTGTTCAAGGTTGAGCTGCCCGCCGCCATGAGTTCCATCGGGGCCGGCATTACCCAGTGCATCATGCTATCGCTCTCGATGGTTGTTATTGCCGCCTTGGTTGGCGCAGATGGTCTAGGTGTGCCGGTGGTTAGAGCCTTGAATACGGTCGATATCGGCAAAGGTTTTGAAGCCGGTTTGGCAATTGTATTACTAGCCATCTGGATGGACCGGTTCTTCCGCCAAAGTGATGCTAAGGAGACGTCGTCATGATCGAATTTGAGAATGTAAACGTCGTATTTGGCAAACAACCCAAGCGCGCCCTGCCCATGATTGAGCAGGGCATGGACCGAGACGCTATCCGTGACCAAACCGGATTAGTGGTCGGTGTTCAGAACGCCAGCCTGAGCGTTAAAAAGGGTGAGATCTGCGTTTTAATGGGTCTGTCTGGCTCTGGCAAATCCAGCCTATTGCGCTGTGTGAATGGCTTGAACGAGGTCACCAGTGGTGCCATTCACGTTCGACACAATGGCGAGATGGTGAACTTCACCCAGGCCAGCGAGAAAGTTCAGCGAGATATCCGCACCCGTCGCATCTCCATGGTGTTCCAGAACTTCGCCCTAATGCCCTGGCTAACGGTAGAAGACAACGTCGCTTTCGGCCTGGAATTGCAAGGCCTGGGCAAAGCCGAGCGCCGCAAAAAGGTCGCGCGTCAGTTGGAGCTGGTTGGCCTCGACGGTTGGGCCAAGCGCCGACCAAATGAGCTGTCTGGCGGCATGCTTCAGCGGGTTGGGTTGGCCCGGGCCTTGGCCACGGAATCGGAAATCCTGCTGATGGATGAGCCCTTCTCCGCCCTTGACCCGCTGATTCGTCACCAGCTGCAAGACGAGCTGCTAACCCTGCAGGAAGAACTGCAGAAAACCATTGTTTTCGTTAGCCACGACCTAGATGAAGCACTGAAACTGGGTTCTCACATCGCGATCATGAAAGACGGCCAAATCGTTCAGCATGGCAAACCAGAAGCCATCGTGCTGGAACCGGCGAACGATTACGTCAAAAGCTTTGTTGCCAGCACCAACCCACTCAACGTTCTGGCAGCGCGCTCCCTGGCGCTGCCCATCGGGCAAATACAGGAAGACGCAAGCGGTAACCGTTGCATCAACAAACGCTATGACACCTGGCTACATACACCCGATGTGGCGGAAAAAGCGGTGGTCACCAGCGGTGGCCAAACCTTCCAGACCCAAGCCTGGCAAGAAGGCCAAGACATCGAAGGCCTGGCCAAGCAGCCCACCCGCATCGCGCCAGACACACCCTTGCGGGATGCCGTGGAGATTCGATATTTCACCGGCCACAGCCTGCTGGTGGTAGAGAACGGCCAAATCACCGGCGCCATCGGCGACCGGGAGCTATATCACGCCATGCTGGGCAAACATTTAGACGACAGCTAAGGCGGCAACAACTGCACCCAAATAGCCATAAAAACGCCAACCGAAAAAGGATTTGAGTATGAACGTCCGTAAAGCCACAGTAGCAGCAGGGTTGATAACATCCTCCCTCATGCTGGCAGCGTGTGCACCCATGCAATCCGCACCGCAAGCACCGGAAAAAGCCAAAAACGTGATCATGATCATCGGCGATGGCATGGGGCCACAACAAATCGGCCTACTATTGGCATATGCCAAGCAGGCGCCAAATTCGGTAATCACCGACGGCACCACCGCCTTTGACCGAATCGCCGCCAACGGCCGCATGGGCATTTCCACGACCCACGCCAACAACAATCTGGTGGTAGATTCCGCCGCTTCTGCCACACAACTGGCAACCGGTCAGCTAGCCGGCGCCGAGATGATTGGCGCAGATAAAGACGGTAACAGCGCAGAAAGCATTCTGGAAAAAGCCAAAAAGCTAGGCAAATCCACCGGGCTGGTTTCTGACACCCGCATTACCCATGCAACCCCGGCCGGCTTTGCCGCGCACCAGAGCCACCGCAGCCTGGAAAATGAAATTGCAGTAGACCTGCTGAACAACAACGTAGATGTAATGTTGTCCGGCGGCCTGCGTTACTGGATTCCCGAATCCGCCAATGACGAGCAATCAGCCGCGCGCCAGGAACTGGAAGCGCTGTCCGAAGGCAGCGTGCGCATCAAATCCAAGCGTAAGGACAACCGCAACCTGATCGCCGAAGCACAACAGAAGAACTACGACCTAGCGTTCAACCGCTCGCAGATGGAAAAAGCCGACGGCAAAATTCTAGGCCTGTTTGCTTACTCGGCGTTACCGAACGCCATCACCGAGCACCAAACCAAGAACGACCCTGCCCGCACCATACCAACGCTGAAAGAGATGTCCGAAAAGGCGATTGGCTCGTTGTCGCAAAACGAAGAAGGCTTCTTCCTGATGATCGAAGCCGGGCAAATCGACTGGGCTGGGCATTACAACGACACCGGCACCATGCTGCACGAAATGCTGCGGTTGAACGAGACACTCAATTACGTACTGGATTGGGCAGAAGGCCGTGACGACACCCTCATTGTGGTGACCGCCGATCACGAAACCGGTGGTTTTGGCTTCAGCTACTCCGCCAACGACCTGCCCCACGGGCGTGACCTACCGGGCGATGTGTTCAAAGAGCAACAGTTCCAACCTGGCTTCAACTTCGGCGACGTAGCGACCCTAGACACACTGTACGAGCAGAAGTCCTCCTACGGCGATATCTTCTACAGCCAGTTCGACGCACTGGAAGCAGACCAGCAAACCCCTGCCAGCCTAGCTCGCATCGTAAACGCTGAAACCGGCTTCGACATCACCGAAGCCCAAGCCGCGCGCGTACTCGCAACCGAGGACAACCCCTTCTACACCGAAGACCACCCTTACCTGAGCACCAAAACCGTTCCGAAAATGGACGTTAACGGCGCCTTCTTCGTTTACCAAACTGACGACAACCGCCAGAACCTGCTGGCCCGCGAAGTGGCCGAACAGCAAAACGTAGTCTGGGCCACCGGCACCCATACCAACACACCGGTACTGGTATTCACCCAAGGCCCGGGAGACACCACCGCACCCTTCGGCAACGTGCTGCACCACACAGAAGTAGGTCAGTACGCTATTGAAGCGCTAGAAGACTAATACCCGCCTTATGATCTAACCGGCTCCCGATCCTTATCGGGGGCCGGACTACCTTCCGTAGCTTTCGTACCTTCTTTACCTTCCGCACACTGATTGAGACCCGCTGGGGTCTATGTTTCTCCCCCCCCCTCGATTCCTATAACGGTATTTCTATACAGCATGATTGCTTGCGCAAAATAGAGAGGTCACGCGATTACATGGTGGAGGCCGGAAAAGTGGGCTAAGCTGTTGTTTAATTTGAATCTGGCCAGTGTTCCAACTGCGATGTAAGTGTGGTGTTGAACTAAACCGCTTCGCGGTAGCGACTACGCCCGATCATTTCCTGCGAAATTGGGTGTCTTGACGGATACTTTTGATAAGCCCAATTGGGCTATTCAGAAGAGGAGTGACTGTCATGACACCATTACGTCAGACCATGATCCAAGCCATGTGCCAACATGGCTTTTCCCCCCGAACCCAGCACAGCTATCTTTACGTCGTCACCGCGCTGGCCCGTTATTATCGGCGCTCGCCCGCTGACCTGATCGCAAATCTCGGAGGTGCATGATGGCAGGCACACTGAGCGTTCAAAACATACTGGCGCGATTTCTGCCCGGTCAGACACTGGACAGTCACCGTCGCAAGGTCTGCGCTCGTTTAACGGGCTGCCGAACCGCACAGATGGGCGGTATGGAAATGCGTTGTGATCATTGCCAGGCCCGTTCCATCTGTTATTACGGCTGCCGGGATCGGCATTGTCCGCAATGTCAGGGGC from Marinobacter sp. LV10R510-11A harbors:
- a CDS encoding alkaline phosphatase, with the protein product MNVRKATVAAGLITSSLMLAACAPMQSAPQAPEKAKNVIMIIGDGMGPQQIGLLLAYAKQAPNSVITDGTTAFDRIAANGRMGISTTHANNNLVVDSAASATQLATGQLAGAEMIGADKDGNSAESILEKAKKLGKSTGLVSDTRITHATPAGFAAHQSHRSLENEIAVDLLNNNVDVMLSGGLRYWIPESANDEQSAARQELEALSEGSVRIKSKRKDNRNLIAEAQQKNYDLAFNRSQMEKADGKILGLFAYSALPNAITEHQTKNDPARTIPTLKEMSEKAIGSLSQNEEGFFLMIEAGQIDWAGHYNDTGTMLHEMLRLNETLNYVLDWAEGRDDTLIVVTADHETGGFGFSYSANDLPHGRDLPGDVFKEQQFQPGFNFGDVATLDTLYEQKSSYGDIFYSQFDALEADQQTPASLARIVNAETGFDITEAQAARVLATEDNPFYTEDHPYLSTKTVPKMDVNGAFFVYQTDDNRQNLLAREVAEQQNVVWATGTHTNTPVLVFTQGPGDTTAPFGNVLHHTEVGQYAIEALED
- a CDS encoding phage integrase N-terminal SAM-like domain-containing protein, with product MTPLRQTMIQAMCQHGFSPRTQHSYLYVVTALARYYRRSPADLIANLGGA